CAAACGGATTTACACCACCGCCACCGTACAAGGACGGCCCAGCATGCTGAAGCGGTTCAAGATGACTGCACGCACTTGCAGCTCCGCCACTTGACCATCGAAACGTCGGGCCATCACTCTCTCGCCCAGCCGTTTGAAGCAATACATCTTGGCTTCCACCAAGCTGCGGCGGTGATAGCCGCTCCAGCACCTCCAGATCGCCCTGCTCAGTCGTTTGGTGCCCGCAGAATCTCGTTCCGAGCCCGCACGCCTAGCGAACTTCCTTTCCATGTCCTCGCATTCTTGCGGGTCGGAATGCACCCAATTGCGCCCCTCCCTGCAATCGCCTCATGGCATGCCTTGGTATCGAAAGCGCCGTCGCCGCTCACGCAGCCTATCGGCTCCTCGGCCGGGATTTGCGTCAATAGCGAAGGCAACATTTGCGCATCACCCTGGCGATTATCTGTCACCTCGATGGCACGAATTTGCAGGGTTTCCGCATCGATGCCCGGATTGTACCTTGCGCCATTGCCGGCGATATTCAGCGCCATGTTTCTTGGTTTTCCACTCACCTTCGCCCAGCATCTTGATGCCCGTACTATCCACCAGCAGATGCAGCGTACCTGAATTTTTCTGATAGGGAATTTGGACCTGCAGCGTCTGTTGCTGCCTGGACAGAGTGCTGTAATCGGGGATGCACCAGTCCAGACCCGCCAACGTGAGCAGGCTTTGCATGAAACCGATGGTCTGTCGCAACGCCAGTCCAAACAGGTTCTTAATAGTCAGGCGGAATTGAATAGCGACATCACCATAGGCCTGAATCCGTCCGCGTTACGGATAGAGCGCCTACTGCATAATGCCGGATTACGTTGCCGGGCAGCCTGTCTGCGATAGGCCGAAGGGGCGACCTGCAGCACACTTTTGCTGGCGAATCCAGCGACGCAGGGATTCGGGGGTGCAGCCGATCTTGCCGGAGACGGAGACGATCGCGACCCACTGCGATTCGTACGGGTCCTTGGTGTCGAACACCATCAGCACGGCGCGCTCACGGACTTCGAGGAAAAACCTCATTGACTCGTCATGAACCTATCCCCTCAAGCACGGGAGCCCCCTCGAAACCCAGGATGATTCACAGTGTATTGTCGTGGTCTAATTTCCACGGACACCTCGACAGGTGGATCATTCACCCATCGAGGAAACATTGATGACCAGGCAACGCAGAACATTCGACCTGGAGTTCAAGCTCCAGGTCGTGATGATCAAGGAACAGGGCCTGCGCATCAGCCAGGTCTGCAGGGATCTGGACATCGGCGAGACGGCCGTCCGCCGCTGGATTGCCCAATACAAGGCCGAGCAGCAGGGTCTACCCGGGATGGGCTTACCGCTGACCGCCGAGCAGCAGCGCATCCGCGCACTGGAAGCCGAAGTACGCCGCCTGCGTGAGGACAATGCAATTTTAAAAAAAGCATCGGCCTTCTTCGCCCGGCAACTCAGGTGATTTACCGGAGCATTGCCCGCGTGCAGGAGAAGGCCGGTGACATTGCCAACGCATGCCGGCTGCTCGGGGTCAGTCGGTCCGGCTACTACGCTGCCCGGCAACGAGCGCTGGCAGAGCCACGCCCCTGTCCGGTGAGCGTGAAGCTGCAGACTGCATTTGCCAGGTCAGGGCGCAGTTACGGCAGCCGACGGCTGTTGAAGGCGTTGCGCGCCAAAGGCTTGCAGATTGGCCGTCATCGGGTTCGTCGGCTGATGCGTGAGCACCGG
This DNA window, taken from Laribacter hongkongensis DSM 14985, encodes the following:
- a CDS encoding IS3 family transposase, which produces MTRQRRTFDLEFKLQVVMIKEQGLRISQVCRDLDIGETAVRRWIAQYKAEQQGLPGMGLPLTAEQQRIRALEAEVRRLREDNAILKKASAFFARQLR